In Temnothorax longispinosus isolate EJ_2023e chromosome 10, Tlon_JGU_v1, whole genome shotgun sequence, a single window of DNA contains:
- the LOC139820906 gene encoding uncharacterized protein, producing MEDSGIDSDPKAVNHVEDERLFLGSDSSCSSNHTQVSQRNTTKQLQKKLETRIEQAKRIQRNSDYIKLPKYDNENASSTSSGLISIQRLPIPHKNKEHLPLVEYWHSDSESGDEMTLFPAKSKDSSKHKQDLTDTFSIGELSDESEDSLNLDPAQPPRPFMRTYVPTGCCHCHIL from the exons ATGGAAGATAGCGGTATTGATAGTGATCCTAAAGCTGTTAACCACGTTGAGGATGAAAGACTCTTCTTG GGCAGCGATAGCAGTTGTAGCAGTAACCACACACAGGTTTCTCAACGGAATACAACGAAACAGCTGCAAAAGAAACTTG AGACACGTATCGAACAAGCGAAACGAATCCAACGCAACTCAGATTACATAAAGCTTCCAAAATATGACAATGAAAATGCAAGCAGCACCAGTTCCGGATTGATATCAATTCAAAGATTGCCTATACCACATAAAAATAAGGAACATCTTCCTCTAGTCGAATACTGGCATAGCGATAGTGAAAG TGGGGATGAAATGACTCTCTTTCCGGCGAAATCTAAGGATTCCTCAAAGCACAAACAAGATCTCACAGACACGTTCAGCATCGGGGAATTAAGCGACGAAAGCGAGGACTCTTTGAATCTGGATCCAGCGCAACCACCACGTCCCTTCATGCGAACTTACGTACCTACTGGGTGTTGCCATTgccatatattataa
- the LOC139821024 gene encoding dynein intermediate chain 2, ciliary, translated as MAPTIPKKMPSKVSEISKEHLSLAKSYASRLDLGAGDMDWMRGKILLRPEDQLQLTEAELQEEFARVLTIHNTRIPDSLVEWSWKLREFIKLPPPPHLVTLLDITGTILYKDSEEAKVQLAGGTITEDQEEATDEKLKRDKTEEEAEYEETEEVDEIDKTVEALAEAEREHELEAEPEPEEDEVEKIKPKKIPNQFNFCERAALTYDNPMRDMSTQTIPPPTATFNANVLQWTIFDEYQEDYAQQQREKEKEKKVPVTQPKKEDVKKKAQMESSAMTNRMLQAAKTLERMVNQNIFDDISQDYRYWDDPSDEFKEGEGSLLPLWKFCYEKTKKHDITDMCFNSRYYDLFAVAFGSLSFNSQITNGTVCLFSLKNPSYPEWICPTESPVMCLDFNAQHPHLLVIGTMDGAVAVYNVMLPPSTPQYKSNDVVQKHGGLVWEIRWAPDTEEGNLAFFSVSIDGKINHWVLNQNDLGLTTIMTLFLDRPPIPGPDGTMITLKGCGTCIAFHPADQNVFLVGTEEGTMYKCNTAYSSIYMRTYHEAHTMPVYRIVFNKYNSSIFASCSGDWRIKIWEDERPEPLFMFDLGVPIGDVQWAPYSSTVLACVSNDGKVTVFDLNVNKYRPICSQQVVSKRKNKLTRLAFNNTLPFIIVGDDKGTVNTLKLSPNLRIKVKPTKKQLHLSHTELESMKLEKLLSFVREPPVLIPPKDIRTVT; from the exons ATGGCACCGACAATACCCAAAAAGATGCCCTCCAAAGTGTCAGAAATAAGTAAAGAG CATTTATCTTTAGCAAAGAGTTATGCATCACGACTAGATTTGGGTGCTGGTGATATGGACTGGATGCGAGGAAAGATTTTGCTGCGACCAGAAGATCAACTGCAGTTAACGGAAGCA GAATTACAAGAGGAATTTGCCAGAGTGTTAACTATACATAATACTAGGATACCAGACTCCTTAGTCGAATGGTCATGGAAATTACgcgaatttataaaattacctCCTCCACCACATTTAGTAACTCTTCTGGATATAACTGGCACTATATTATACAAAGACTCAGAAGAAGCCAAAGTGCAATTGGCAGGAGGAACAATTA CTGAAGATCAAGAGGAGGCAACAGATGAGAAATTAAAGCGTGATAAAACGGAAGAAGAAGCAGAATATGAAGAAACGGAAGAAG TAgatgaaatagataaaacgGTGGAAGCGCTAGCCGAGGCTGAACGTGAACACGAGCTGGAAGCCGAGCCAGAACCTGAGGAAGATGAAGTAGAAAAGATAAAGCCCAAGAAAATACCTAATCAATTCAACTTCTGTGAGAGAGCAGCGTTGACATATGATAATCCTATGAGg GACATGAGTACACAAACTATACCTCCACCTACCGCAACTTTCAATGCCAATGTCCTTCAATGGACTATCTTTGACGAGTATCAG GAAGACTACGCTCAACAACAacgcgagaaagaaaaggagaaaaaagtaCCGGTGACACAACCAAAGAAAGAAGATGTGAAGAAAAAAGCCCAAATGGAATCTTCAGCAATGACAAACAGAATGCTACAAGCTGCAAAAACGTTGGAGCGAATGGTGAACCAAAACATTTTCGATGATATATCACAAG ATTATAGATATTGGGACGATCCGAGCGATGAATTCAAGGAAGGCGAAGGCTCCTTATTACCTCTGTGGAAATTTTGTTATGAAAAGACTAAGAAACATGACATCACAGACATGTGCTTTAACAGCAGATATTACGATCTCTTTGCAGTCGCCTTTGGATCAC TGTCATTTAACAGTCAAATAACAAACGGCACGGTGTGTTTATTCAGCTTGAAGAATCCATCGTATCCGGAATGGATTTGTCCGACAGAATCTCCCGTGATGTGCCTAGATTTTAACGCCCAACATCCTCATCTTTTAGTTATTG gtaCCATGGACGGAGCAGTGGCGGTTTATAACGTAATGTTACCACCATCCACACCACAATATAAAAGCAACGACGTTGTGCAGAAGCATGGAGGGTTAGTATGGGAG ATTCGTTGGGCACCTGATACGGAGGAAGGAAACCTGGCGTTCTTTAGTGTCAGTATCGATGGTAAAATAAATCACTGGGTGTTAAATCAGAACGATCTCGGCCTTACCACCATTATGACATTATTCCTGGACCGACCACCCATACCGGGACCAGATGGCACGATGATTACGCTGAAAG GATGTGGAACGTGCATCGCATTTCATCCCGCCGATCAGAATGTTTTCCTGGTGGGCACAGAGGAGGGTACCATGTACAAATGCAATACAGCGTACAGCAGTATTTACATGAGGACATATCATGAAGCACACACTATGCCGGTGTATCGGATAGTCTTCAACAAGTACAATTCCAGCATTTTTGCCAGCTGTTCAGGAGATTGGCGAATCAAGATCTGGGAAGATGAAAGACC GGAGCCGCTGTTCATGTTCGATTTGGGTGTTCCGATTGGGGATGTTCAATGGGCACCGTACAGCTCCACGGTGCTAGCTTGCGTATCAAACGATGGCAAAGTTACAGTGTTTGATTTGAATGTTAATAAATACAGGCCGATCTGCAGTCAACAGGTTGTCAGTAAACGAAAAAACAAACTGACCCGATTAGCTTTTAATAACACATTGCCGTTTATAATAGTTGGCGATGACAA aGGTACCGTGAATACACTGAAATTGTCTCCAAATTTACGAATAAAGGTGAAACCGACGAAGAAGCAACTACACTTGTCGCATACGGAATTAGAATCtatgaaattagaaaaattgctcaGCTTTGTGCGAGAGCCTCCGGTATTGATTCCACCTAAAGACATACGAACAGTCACTTAA
- the LOC139821025 gene encoding ribitol 5-phosphate transferase FKRP isoform X3: MRLRFVRAVLVLALLGNIIVWHRIWRLFAAQNTLGLLTPSVATNEPPQKFHRRLARLVTIVIRQFENFENDVASMVESVLNSFPEIPVLIICDELPYPPLELDFTNESMRNVKLISLQPEFNKSFEERNPLFYIRTKFVLFLPDATRLSTKQVIQETVSQVSNLGIVIVPVGKMVLHCLELDLKVREWSLRIARITGTVCDSVTGKHVTMLEAKILRKLSDPFLLPFTDALYIQTTAIGAKIHILKSYQFNEGKPLYRNQQAQAKMQQFYRTRERLMFEKLGIKKVTRASGSVEWYGCSRETTRCFGSVINGIPSYLYQHRYTPPCCLAGLRKVAHHVIDKLEEVGIRFWLEGQSLLGAMRHSDILPWDHEVQIGLNRDDLARSPWLVRARSKPVVDDDGFIWEKATEGEFFKVESIPEALAQS, from the exons ATGCGCCTTCGATTCGTCAGGGCGGTCCTGGTTCTCGCTCTGCTAGGCAACATCATCGTCTGGCACAGGATATGGCGGCTGTTCGCGGCGCAAAACACCCTGGGCCTGCTGACGCCGAGCGTCGCGACGAACGAGCCACCGCAGAAGTTCCACCGGCGTCTGGCCCGCCTGGTCACCATCGTCATCAGGCAGTTCGAGAACTTCGAAAACGATGTGGCGTCCATGGTGGAGTCAGTTTTGAATTCCTTCCCAGAGATACCCGTCTTGATAATCTGCGATGAACTGCCGTACCCGCCACTGGAGCTGGACTTTACCAACGAGAGTATGAGGAACGTTAAGCTGATCAGCTTACAGCCCGAATTCAATAAGTCTTTCGAGGAGAGAAATCCGCTCTTCTACATACGTACCAAATTTGTTCTGTTCTTACCGGACGCAACAAGATTGTCCACTAAGCAAGTTATACAG GAGACTGTCTCGCAAGTGTCAAATTTAGGGATAGTTATTGTACCAGTGGGAAAGATGGTTCTACATTGTCTTGAATTAGATTTAAAAGTGAGAGAATGGAGCTTGAGGATAGCGCGAATTACGGGAACAGTATGTGATAGTGTAACGGGCAAACACGTAACTATGCTTGAGgcaaaaattttgagaaagcTGTCAGATCCATTCCTGCTGCCCTTTACGGATGCATTGTACATTCAGACCACAGCTATCGGTGCAAAG ATACATATACTGAAAAGCTACCAGTTCAACGAGGGAAAACCATTGTACAGAAACCAACAAGCACAAGCCAAGATGCAGCAATTTTATCGCACGCGAGAGCGATTGATGTTCGAGAAATTGGGGATAAAGAAAGTTACAAGGGCTTCTGGTTCTGTGGAGTGGTACGGTTGTTCGCGGGAAACCACGAGATGTTTCGGCTCAGTAATAAACGGTATACCGTCATATCTCTACCAGCATCGATACACGCCGCCTTGTTGTTTGGCCGGATTGAGAAAAGTCGCTCACCACGTTATTGACAAACTGGAGGAGGTCGGCATACGGTTCTGGTTAGAGGGTCAGTCGCTGTTGGGAGCGATGAGACACAGCGATATTCTACCGTGGGATCACGAGGTACAAATCGGATTGAACAGAGACGATCTGGCGAGATCGCCGTGGCTGGTCAGGGCCAGAAGCAAGCCGGTCGTCGACGATGACGGTTTCATTTGGGAGAAGGCGACGGAGGGCGAGTTCTTCAAG GTGGAATCAATACCGGAGGCTCTCGCACAAAGCtga
- the LOC139821025 gene encoding ribitol 5-phosphate transferase FKRP isoform X1: MRLRFVRAVLVLALLGNIIVWHRIWRLFAAQNTLGLLTPSVATNEPPQKFHRRLARLVTIVIRQFENFENDVASMVESVLNSFPEIPVLIICDELPYPPLELDFTNESMRNVKLISLQPEFNKSFEERNPLFYIRTKFVLFLPDATRLSTKQVIQETVSQVSNLGIVIVPVGKMVLHCLELDLKVREWSLRIARITGTVCDSVTGKHVTMLEAKILRKLSDPFLLPFTDALYIQTTAIGAKIHILKSYQFNEGKPLYRNQQAQAKMQQFYRTRERLMFEKLGIKKVTRASGSVEWYGCSRETTRCFGSVINGIPSYLYQHRYTPPCCLAGLRKVAHHVIDKLEEVGIRFWLEGQSLLGAMRHSDILPWDHEVQIGLNRDDLARSPWLVRARSKPVVDDDGFIWEKATEGEFFKVQYSRVNRLHVNLLPFYTRNGSMTKDAWFLKNRDFPEHFLHPMSSIEFAGRQVPCPNNIRDFLELKYFKGVIENPELPGRFVFD; this comes from the exons ATGCGCCTTCGATTCGTCAGGGCGGTCCTGGTTCTCGCTCTGCTAGGCAACATCATCGTCTGGCACAGGATATGGCGGCTGTTCGCGGCGCAAAACACCCTGGGCCTGCTGACGCCGAGCGTCGCGACGAACGAGCCACCGCAGAAGTTCCACCGGCGTCTGGCCCGCCTGGTCACCATCGTCATCAGGCAGTTCGAGAACTTCGAAAACGATGTGGCGTCCATGGTGGAGTCAGTTTTGAATTCCTTCCCAGAGATACCCGTCTTGATAATCTGCGATGAACTGCCGTACCCGCCACTGGAGCTGGACTTTACCAACGAGAGTATGAGGAACGTTAAGCTGATCAGCTTACAGCCCGAATTCAATAAGTCTTTCGAGGAGAGAAATCCGCTCTTCTACATACGTACCAAATTTGTTCTGTTCTTACCGGACGCAACAAGATTGTCCACTAAGCAAGTTATACAG GAGACTGTCTCGCAAGTGTCAAATTTAGGGATAGTTATTGTACCAGTGGGAAAGATGGTTCTACATTGTCTTGAATTAGATTTAAAAGTGAGAGAATGGAGCTTGAGGATAGCGCGAATTACGGGAACAGTATGTGATAGTGTAACGGGCAAACACGTAACTATGCTTGAGgcaaaaattttgagaaagcTGTCAGATCCATTCCTGCTGCCCTTTACGGATGCATTGTACATTCAGACCACAGCTATCGGTGCAAAG ATACATATACTGAAAAGCTACCAGTTCAACGAGGGAAAACCATTGTACAGAAACCAACAAGCACAAGCCAAGATGCAGCAATTTTATCGCACGCGAGAGCGATTGATGTTCGAGAAATTGGGGATAAAGAAAGTTACAAGGGCTTCTGGTTCTGTGGAGTGGTACGGTTGTTCGCGGGAAACCACGAGATGTTTCGGCTCAGTAATAAACGGTATACCGTCATATCTCTACCAGCATCGATACACGCCGCCTTGTTGTTTGGCCGGATTGAGAAAAGTCGCTCACCACGTTATTGACAAACTGGAGGAGGTCGGCATACGGTTCTGGTTAGAGGGTCAGTCGCTGTTGGGAGCGATGAGACACAGCGATATTCTACCGTGGGATCACGAGGTACAAATCGGATTGAACAGAGACGATCTGGCGAGATCGCCGTGGCTGGTCAGGGCCAGAAGCAAGCCGGTCGTCGACGATGACGGTTTCATTTGGGAGAAGGCGACGGAGGGCGAGTTCTTCAAGGTACAGTACTCCCGGGTCAACCGTTTGCATGTGAATCTACTACCATTCTACACGCGCAATGGATCCATGACAAAGGACGCGTGGTTCCTGAAAAACCGGGACTTTCCAGAGCACTTTCTTCATCCGATGTCGAGCATCGAGTTCGCTGGTAGACAAGTGCCATGTCCAAATAATATTAGAGACTTCCTAGagcttaaatattttaagggGGTGATAGAGAATCCAGAGTTACCGGGTAGATTTGTCTTTGATTAG
- the LOC139821025 gene encoding ribitol 5-phosphate transferase FKRP isoform X2 — protein MTRMAVLVLALLGNIIVWHRIWRLFAAQNTLGLLTPSVATNEPPQKFHRRLARLVTIVIRQFENFENDVASMVESVLNSFPEIPVLIICDELPYPPLELDFTNESMRNVKLISLQPEFNKSFEERNPLFYIRTKFVLFLPDATRLSTKQVIQETVSQVSNLGIVIVPVGKMVLHCLELDLKVREWSLRIARITGTVCDSVTGKHVTMLEAKILRKLSDPFLLPFTDALYIQTTAIGAKIHILKSYQFNEGKPLYRNQQAQAKMQQFYRTRERLMFEKLGIKKVTRASGSVEWYGCSRETTRCFGSVINGIPSYLYQHRYTPPCCLAGLRKVAHHVIDKLEEVGIRFWLEGQSLLGAMRHSDILPWDHEVQIGLNRDDLARSPWLVRARSKPVVDDDGFIWEKATEGEFFKVQYSRVNRLHVNLLPFYTRNGSMTKDAWFLKNRDFPEHFLHPMSSIEFAGRQVPCPNNIRDFLELKYFKGVIENPELPGRFVFD, from the exons ATGACCCGCAT GGCGGTCCTGGTTCTCGCTCTGCTAGGCAACATCATCGTCTGGCACAGGATATGGCGGCTGTTCGCGGCGCAAAACACCCTGGGCCTGCTGACGCCGAGCGTCGCGACGAACGAGCCACCGCAGAAGTTCCACCGGCGTCTGGCCCGCCTGGTCACCATCGTCATCAGGCAGTTCGAGAACTTCGAAAACGATGTGGCGTCCATGGTGGAGTCAGTTTTGAATTCCTTCCCAGAGATACCCGTCTTGATAATCTGCGATGAACTGCCGTACCCGCCACTGGAGCTGGACTTTACCAACGAGAGTATGAGGAACGTTAAGCTGATCAGCTTACAGCCCGAATTCAATAAGTCTTTCGAGGAGAGAAATCCGCTCTTCTACATACGTACCAAATTTGTTCTGTTCTTACCGGACGCAACAAGATTGTCCACTAAGCAAGTTATACAG GAGACTGTCTCGCAAGTGTCAAATTTAGGGATAGTTATTGTACCAGTGGGAAAGATGGTTCTACATTGTCTTGAATTAGATTTAAAAGTGAGAGAATGGAGCTTGAGGATAGCGCGAATTACGGGAACAGTATGTGATAGTGTAACGGGCAAACACGTAACTATGCTTGAGgcaaaaattttgagaaagcTGTCAGATCCATTCCTGCTGCCCTTTACGGATGCATTGTACATTCAGACCACAGCTATCGGTGCAAAG ATACATATACTGAAAAGCTACCAGTTCAACGAGGGAAAACCATTGTACAGAAACCAACAAGCACAAGCCAAGATGCAGCAATTTTATCGCACGCGAGAGCGATTGATGTTCGAGAAATTGGGGATAAAGAAAGTTACAAGGGCTTCTGGTTCTGTGGAGTGGTACGGTTGTTCGCGGGAAACCACGAGATGTTTCGGCTCAGTAATAAACGGTATACCGTCATATCTCTACCAGCATCGATACACGCCGCCTTGTTGTTTGGCCGGATTGAGAAAAGTCGCTCACCACGTTATTGACAAACTGGAGGAGGTCGGCATACGGTTCTGGTTAGAGGGTCAGTCGCTGTTGGGAGCGATGAGACACAGCGATATTCTACCGTGGGATCACGAGGTACAAATCGGATTGAACAGAGACGATCTGGCGAGATCGCCGTGGCTGGTCAGGGCCAGAAGCAAGCCGGTCGTCGACGATGACGGTTTCATTTGGGAGAAGGCGACGGAGGGCGAGTTCTTCAAGGTACAGTACTCCCGGGTCAACCGTTTGCATGTGAATCTACTACCATTCTACACGCGCAATGGATCCATGACAAAGGACGCGTGGTTCCTGAAAAACCGGGACTTTCCAGAGCACTTTCTTCATCCGATGTCGAGCATCGAGTTCGCTGGTAGACAAGTGCCATGTCCAAATAATATTAGAGACTTCCTAGagcttaaatattttaagggGGTGATAGAGAATCCAGAGTTACCGGGTAGATTTGTCTTTGATTAG
- the LOC139821027 gene encoding N(G),N(G)-dimethylarginine dimethylaminohydrolase 1 isoform X2, giving the protein MPLHRYTHAILCRIPLSLRTRGELTLDEARTQHLALAQLLRELDIDVIEMPPDENSPLCVFVEDIAVVCNGIALIAHPSEPSRLKELDTIRAVLKKELEIPLIEISDKNARLDGGDVLFTGREFFVGLSHFTNEAGARAVAVAFPEYPCVPIKVAESKRLKSLVTMAGPDVICVGAGKESQEVLKRIEREATYSYQTLTVPEDVAANVLYVNGTLIHRSEDEIPQSSKVFAEKVEFPTRSLRLSELAKVSSGLSSCCLLVRRPRHIRSI; this is encoded by the exons ATGCCGCTGCACCGGTATACGCACGCGATCCTCTGCAGGATCCCGTTGTCGCTGCGCACGCGGGGCGAATTGACGCTGGACGAGGCCAGGACGCAGCACCTGGCCCTGGCGCAGCTTCTCCGCGAGCTCGACATCGACGTCATCGAGATGCCGCCCGACGAAAACTCGCCGCTCTGCGTCTTCGTCGAGGACATCGCCGTCGTCTGCAACGGCATCGCCCTGATCGCCCACCCGAGCGAGCCGTCTCGCCTCAAAGAG CTCGATACTATCAGAGCTGTGTTGAAGAAAGAGCTAGAGATACCACTAATAGAAATAAGCGACAAGAATGCCCGCTTGGATGGTGGAGATGTGCTTTTCACCG GTAGAGAATTCTTTGTTGGGCTGTCTCATTTTACGAATGAAGCAGGAGCACGAGCGGTTGCTGTGGCATTTCCAGAATATCCATGCGTACCTATCAAG GTGGCTGAATCTAAACGCCTAAAATCGTTGGTTACAATGGCTGGTCCAGATGTTATATGCGTAGGGGCTGGAAAAGAATCTCAGGAAGTACTCAAG AGAATCGAGCGGGAGGCAACGTACAGTTACCAAACATTGACCGTGCCCGAGGATGTAGCCGCCAACGTGCTCTACGTGAACGGCACGCTCATTCATCGGTCAGAAGACGAGATCCCACAATCGAGTAAGGTGTTCGCCGAAAAGGTGGAGTTCCCGACTAGATCGCTGCGTTTGTCCGAATTGGCAAAAGTTAGCTCCGGTTTATCCTCCTGTTGCTTGTTGGTGCGCAGACCGCGTCACATTCGTagcatttaa
- the LOC139821027 gene encoding N(G),N(G)-dimethylarginine dimethylaminohydrolase 1 isoform X1 — protein MPLHRYTHAILCRIPLSLRTRGELTLDEARTQHLALAQLLRELDIDVIEMPPDENSPLCVFVEDIAVVCNGIALIAHPSEPSRLKELDTIRAVLKKELEIPLIEISDKNARLDGGDVLFTGREFFVGLSHFTNEAGARAVAVAFPEYPCVPIKVGDGGEEVIVESLTSAPLQVAESKRLKSLVTMAGPDVICVGAGKESQEVLKRIEREATYSYQTLTVPEDVAANVLYVNGTLIHRSEDEIPQSSKVFAEKVEFPTRSLRLSELAKVSSGLSSCCLLVRRPRHIRSI, from the exons ATGCCGCTGCACCGGTATACGCACGCGATCCTCTGCAGGATCCCGTTGTCGCTGCGCACGCGGGGCGAATTGACGCTGGACGAGGCCAGGACGCAGCACCTGGCCCTGGCGCAGCTTCTCCGCGAGCTCGACATCGACGTCATCGAGATGCCGCCCGACGAAAACTCGCCGCTCTGCGTCTTCGTCGAGGACATCGCCGTCGTCTGCAACGGCATCGCCCTGATCGCCCACCCGAGCGAGCCGTCTCGCCTCAAAGAG CTCGATACTATCAGAGCTGTGTTGAAGAAAGAGCTAGAGATACCACTAATAGAAATAAGCGACAAGAATGCCCGCTTGGATGGTGGAGATGTGCTTTTCACCG GTAGAGAATTCTTTGTTGGGCTGTCTCATTTTACGAATGAAGCAGGAGCACGAGCGGTTGCTGTGGCATTTCCAGAATATCCATGCGTACCTATCAAG GTGGGTGATGGTGGCGAAGAGGTGATAGTGGAGAGTCTTACCTCAGCCCCTCTTCAG GTGGCTGAATCTAAACGCCTAAAATCGTTGGTTACAATGGCTGGTCCAGATGTTATATGCGTAGGGGCTGGAAAAGAATCTCAGGAAGTACTCAAG AGAATCGAGCGGGAGGCAACGTACAGTTACCAAACATTGACCGTGCCCGAGGATGTAGCCGCCAACGTGCTCTACGTGAACGGCACGCTCATTCATCGGTCAGAAGACGAGATCCCACAATCGAGTAAGGTGTTCGCCGAAAAGGTGGAGTTCCCGACTAGATCGCTGCGTTTGTCCGAATTGGCAAAAGTTAGCTCCGGTTTATCCTCCTGTTGCTTGTTGGTGCGCAGACCGCGTCACATTCGTagcatttaa